The sequence CGACCTGCGCAACTCCGAGCTGGACGGCCAGCAGGCCGAGGACCGGCTCCACGAGATCGGCATCACGGTCAACCGGAACGCCATCCCGAACGACCCGCGGCCGCCGATGGTCACCTCGGGTCTGCGGATCGGCACCCCGGCGCTCGCCACGCGCGGTTTCGGCGCGGAGGACTTCACCGAGGTCGCGGAGATCATCGCGGCCGCACTGAAGCCCGCCTACGACAGCGAGGACCTCAAGGCGCGCGTCTCCGCGCTCGCCGCGAAGTTCCCGCTGTACCCGACGCTCTAAGCGGCGCCACGGGAGGGGCCCGGCCTTTGTCTGCGCACAGGCCGGGCCTTCCCCATGACCGGGGCCGCAGGTGGATGCGGCCCCCTGCCGCCGGAACATCCGGAAACCGGCACCCGTCCGACCCGCCCGGTACCCCTCCCCGACCTCGTCGGGGAGACGAGCCGTTCACCTCGCCGCGTTAAGCTCGTCTGTCGGACAAAATCCGAACAATCCACCACTCCTCCCCCCTCCCACCCCACGAGCAGACAAGGGAGTCCGCCACCGTGGCCATTTCGGTCTTCGATCTCTTCTCCATCGGCATCGGTCCTTCCTCCTCCCACACGGTCGGCCCGATGCGCGCCGCACGCATGTTCGTGATGCGGCTGAAGAAGGACGGTCTCCTCGCCCAGACCAGCTCCGTGCGCGCGGAGCTGTACGGCTCGCTGGGCGCCACCGGCCACGGGCACGGCACCCCCAAGGCGGTCCTGCTGGGCCTGGAGGGGCACTCCCCCCGCACCGTGAACGTCGAGACCGCCGACGACGAGGTCGAGCGCATCCGCAAGAGCGGCCGCCTGCGCCTGCTGGGCACGGAGATAGGCGATGGCCACGAGATCGCCTTCGACGAGCCGAACCAGCTGATCCTCCACCGCCGGCGCTCCCTGCCGTACCACGCGAACGGCATGACGCTCTTCGCGTACGACGCCTCCGGCGCCCCGCTGCTGGAGAAGACCTACTACTCGGTCGGCGGCGGTTTCGTCGTGGACGAGGACGCGGTCGGCGAGGACCGGATCAAGCTCGACGACACGGTGCTGAAGTACCCCTTCCGCAGCGGCGACGAAATGCTGCGCCTGGCGAAGGAGACCGGCCTGTCGATCTCCTCGCTGATGCTGGAGAACGAGAAGGCCTGGCGTACGGAGGAGGAGATCCGCGAGGGGCTCCTGGAGATCTGGCGCGTCATGCAGTCCTGCGTCTCGCGCGGCATGTCCCGCGAGGGCATCCTCCCGGGCGGCCTGCGGGTCAAGCGCCGGGCCGCCTCCACGGCGCGCCAGCTGCGCACCGAGGGCGACCCGATGATGCACCGCAGCGAGTGGGCGACCATCTACGCGATGGCGGTCAACGAGGAGAACGCGGCGGGCGGGCGCGTGGTGACCGCCCCGACCAACGGCGCGGCGGGCGTCCTGCCGGCGGTCCTGCACTACTACATGAACTTCGTGCCGGGCGCGGACGAGGACGGCGTGGTCCGCTTCCTCCTCGCGGCGGGCGCGATCGGCATGCTCTTCAAGGAGAACGCCTCCATCTCCGGCGCCGAGGTCGGCTGCCAGGGCGAGGTGGGCTCGGCCTGCTCCATGGCGGCCGGCGCCCTCGCCGAGGTCATCGGCGGCACCCCCGAGCAGGTCGAGAACGCGGCCGAGATCGGCATGGAGCACAACCTGGGCCTCACCTGCGACCCCGTCGGCGGCCTGGTGCAGATCCCGTGCATCGAGCGCAACGGCATGGCCGCGGTCAAGGCGGTCACCGCCGCCAAGATGGCGATGCGCGGCGACGGCAGCCACAAGGTCTCCCTCGACAAGGTCATCAAGACCATGAAGGAGACGGGCGCGGACATGAAGGTCAAGTACAAGGAGACGGCCCGCGGCGGCCTCGCGGTCAACGTCATCGAGTGCTGATCCCGCACTGATTCCGTACTGATCACGTACGAGTGACCCGCGGGGGCCCGGCGCGCGTGCGCCGAGCCCTGCGGCCGGCCCTCGGCGTGGACCTGCGCTGCGCCGCGCCGCCTCTCCCGGCCTCGTGGCCCCCTTCCCTCCCGCGCCCCCGCTGCTAGCCGCGCAGGGCCTTCAGGGCGCCCCGGGCGAAGTCGTCCACCGAGGCGTCGAAGGCCTTCAGGCTCTCGGGGGTGGGGGGCGTGCGGGCCTCGGCCGTGACGGTCACGTCGATCATCAGGTTGCTGTCCCGCAGGCGCAGCTCGCGGACCTGGCGCAGCTCGGTCGGCTTGTTGAAGAGGATCCGGTACGCCTCCTTGCCGACGCCCTGCACCTCGGCCAGGCCGCCGTCCGGCTGCACCCGGGCCGGGTCGGCCTTCACCTTGCCGAAGACGTCCTTCGCGAAGTCGACGCTGTCTCCGTAGGAGAAGTCCAGCTCCACCTTGACGTTCCCGTACTTCGCCGGGCCGGTCTCGACGAGCGGCTGGACGCACTGGACGCCGGGCGCGCCCCCGCCCGCCCTCTTGTTCCGGTCGGCGGCCTCCTCCCGGGCGCCCAGCGGGTCGGCGAGCTCCCCGTACGGCAGCGCGTTGCAGATCTCGTCCGTGGCCTTCCAGGGGTAGCCCCCCGCACCCTCCTGCGCGACCTCGCCGTCCGCGTCGCCGCCGCAGGCGGTGGCCGCCAGGACGAGGGCCGCGGCGACCAGTACACGACGGGGAAAGCGGTGAAAACGCATCCGGTTCTCTCCAGTCACACGGGGCCTTGGTCAGTCAACCACCCTGCCATCAAAGCGAGTTGCCCACGGGTGGATTCACGTCTTCCCGGCCCTCGACGGCGGGCGGGAAGGCGTCGGTCATCTCCCGTCCCCCGGGTGCAACCGCCGGGGGGCGGCCGGTGTCTCTACGGGTGACAGCACTGTCCCCGTCTCTGGAGAATCGGGGGGACGTCATGAACCGCCTACGTTCTCGTCTACGCCGTCGGCAGCTCGTGGCCCTGGCCACAGGTGCCCTGCTCACCGCCGCAATCGCGCTCGCGGCCCCGGCATCCGCCGCCACCACGGCCACCGCCACCGCCACGAGCACCCAGACCCCGCTCGTCGTCAACGCCCGCTGGGGCGGGCACTGCACTTACGACCGGCTCGTCATCGACCTGGAGGGGTACGTCCCCGGGGTCACCGTCACTCCCGTCTCCCAGCTGTTCTACGACGGGTCCGGCAAGCCCGTCCCGCTGGCCGGGAAGTACTTCCTGGAGATCCGCCTGAACCCCGCCGCCGGGCACGACGACGCGGGACAGAACGTCTACCGGGGCCCGCGGCTCCAGAAGATCTACCTGAGCAAGCTCAAGGGCATCGCCCTGACCGGCGACTACGAGGGGTACGTGACCTTCGGCGCCGCCTTCGACACGAAGCCGTACTACAGCACCACCGTCCTGCACTCGCCCGAGCGGTTCGTGCTGGACATCTCGCACCCGAACGTCTGCTGAGAAAGGCGGCCCGGGGCCTCGCACACCCCGGGCGCGCTCCGTCAGGCCGCCGGGCGGATCCGCATCATGCCCGGGTCCCCGTTGCCGAACCGGTCCTGCGTGCACGCGTACTAGCGGTGCTCGGGGTTCGGGAAGTCGAAGCGGCAGCCCGCGTCCCACAGCGAGCGCTGGTTGCCGTGCGCCGGGATGCCGCCGGAGCGTTTGAGCAGGGCGGCCAGGTGCATCAGGTTCCAGGACATGAAGGCCGTGTTCCGGTTGGTGAAGTCGTTCTCGGGGCCGCCCGAGCCCGGGTCCAGGTAGGAGGGGCCGGGCCCGGCCTCGCCGATCCAGCCGGCGTCGGCCTGCGGCGGGATCGCGTAGCCCAGGTGCTGGAGGCTGTAGAGCAGGTTCATGGCGCAGTGCTTGACCCCGTCCTCGTTGCCGGTGATCAGCGCGCCGCCGACACGGCCGTAGTAGGCGTACTGGCCCTGCTCGTTCAGGATCGAGGAGCAGGCGTAGAGGCGTTCGACGACCTGCTTCATCACCGAGCTGTTGTCGCCGAGCCAGATGGGGCCGCAGAGCACCAGGATGTCGGCGTCCATGATCTGGCTGTAGAGGACCGGCCACTGGTCGCTCTCCCAGCCGTGCTCGGTCATGTCCGGCCAGACGCCCGTCGCGATGTCGTGGTCGACGGCGCGGATCAGGGAGGTCCGGGCACCGGCCGCCTCCATGACCGCTCGGCTCTTGTCGATCAGGCCCTCGGTGTTGCTGGTCTCGGGCGAGCGTTTGAGCGTGCAGTTCACATAGACGGCGGTCAGGTCGGAGTAGTCGTAGTCGGCAGCCACCCCCTCAGCCTGCGCACCGGTGGGCGCGGCCGCCAGCCGGCCGCGCCCGTCCGTGACGGGGGCCGTTGACGCGGAAGGTACCGGGTCGAACCTGCGGGGTGAGGACAACGGAATCCGGGCTCCGGTCGGCGCGTTCGGCCGGGGTTTGGTACAGGTCCGCGCGGCCGACTAGGGTCAGCGGGCCTTGGTGTTCGGGAAACCGGTGTGAAACCGGTGCGGCCCTCGCCACTGTGATCGGGAAGTCCGGCTCCACTCCTGCGGGAAGCCACTGGGACCGCGCGGGAGACCGCACGGCCCCGGGAAGGCGGAGTCCGGGCATCAGTACCCGTGAGCCAGGAGACCGGCCGGGGCGCGTTGTCCATCCACGAGGTGCTGGAGAGGTCTCCCCACTCATGCATATAGCCGAGGGGTTTCTGCCCCCGTTGCACGCGGTCGCCTGGGGCGCCGCGTCCGCTCCCTTTGTCGTACACGGCGTGCGCGCCCTCACCCGCGAGGTGAAGGCCAACCCGGAGAGCACCCTGCTCCTCGGCGCGTCCGGAGCGTTCACATTCGTCCTGTCCGCCCTGAAGATCCCTTCGGTGACGGGCAGTTGCTCGCACCCCACCGGTACGGGACTCGGGGCCATCCTGTTCCGGCCGCCGATCATGGCGGTGCTCGGCACCATCACCCTGCTCTTCCAGGCGCTGCTACTGGCGCACGGCGGGCTCACCACCCTGGGCGCCAACGTCTTCTCGATGGCGATCGCCGGGCCCTGGGCGGGCTACGGCGTCTACCGGCTGCTGCGGAAGTTCGACCTGCCGCTGATGGTGACCGTCTTCTTCGGCGCCTTCTTCGCCGACCTGGTGACCTACTGCGTGACCTCCGTCCAGCTGGCGCTGGCCTTCCCGGACGCGAGCAGCGGCTTCGTGGGCTCCCTGGAGAAGTTCGCGGGCATCTTCGCGGTCACCCAGATCCCGCTCGCCGTGAGCGAGGGGCTGCTGACCGTCCTCGTCGTTCGGCTGCTGATGCAGTCCAGCAAGTCCGACATGGTGCGCCTCGGCGTCGCCAAGCTGACCGGGGCCAAGGCGAAGCAGGAGGCGGCAGTCTGATGACCAGGAACGCGAAGATCAACACCCTGCTGCTGCTCCTGGTGGCGGCGCTGGCCGTGCTCCCGCTCGCGCTGGGGCTCGGCGACGGCAAGGAGGAGCCGTTCACGGGCGCGGACGCACAGGCCGAAGCGGCGATCACCGAGCTGAAGCCGGACTACGAGCCGTGGTTCACCCCGCTGTACGAACCCCCCTCCGGCGAGATCGAGTCGGCGCTGTTCGCCCTCCAGGCGGCGCTCGGCGCGGGCGTGCTCGCGTACTACTTCGGAGTCCGCAAGGGCCGCCGCCAGGCCGCTGCCGCGGGCATCGCGGGTGCCGCGGGTACGGACCGGGCCACCGCCGCGCCGGCGGACGCGGACGCGGACACCCGAACGGCCGCGGCATCCGCCGCCGGGAAGGAAGCGGCCCCGGGCCCGGCCGCGGCTGCGCCCGGGGATGCGGCGCCGCCCGCCCCGGGCCCGGCAGCCGGCGCGGAGCGCTAAGGCGGTGCTGCCGATCGACGTGGCGGCGCACAGCAGCCGCTGGCGTCACCGCCATCCCCTGGAAAAGGCCCTGCTGGGGATCGGGCTGACCGTCGCGGCGGTGTGCCTGCCGCCCTGGCCCGGCGGGCCGCTGGTCGCCGCCGCCACCCTGGCGGTGCTGCTCGGACCCGCCGGGGTGGCCGGGCGGCAGCTGTGGCGGGCTTTCCGGATCCCGCTCGGCTTCTGCTTCACCGGGGCGCTGCCCCTGCTGGTCTCGGTGGGCGGGCCGGCCGGGTTCGTGGCGCTCGCCCCGGACGGCCCCCGGCACGCGGCGGAACTGCTGCTGCGCACCTCGGCGGCCTCCCTCGGGGTGCTGCTGTTCGCCTTCACCACGCCGGTCTCGGACGTACTGCCCCGGCTGGTGCGGGCCGGGGTGCCGGCTCCCGTGGTGGACGTGGCCCTGGTCATGTACCGGATCGGGTTCCTGCTGCTGGATTCGATGGCCCAGGTCCGCCGGGCCCAGGCGGCCCGTCTCGGGCAGCGCGGCCGGGCGGCGCTGTGGCGTTCGCTGGCCGGGCTTGCGGCGACCTCGTTCGTCCGGGCCTTCGACCGTGCGGCGCGGCTCCAGGACGGGCTGGCCGGGCGCGGCTACGACGGCGCGCTGCGGGTGCTCGTACCGGAGGCGACGCTGTCGTGGCGGTTCCTGGCAGGCTCCGCCGCCCTGCTGACCGGCCTGGTCGCCCTGACCCTCGTACTGAAGGAGCTTTACCTGTGACCCCGTTGGTGGAACTGGTCGGCGCGGGCTACGCCTACGAGGACGGGCCGTCCGTGCTGTCCGGCGTGGACTTCGCCATCGAGGAGGGCCGCGCGCTGGTCCTGCTGGGCCGCAACGGCAGCGGCAAGACCACGCTGATGCGGCTGCTGAGCGGGGGCCTGCGGCCTGGTTCGGGGCAACTGCGGCTCGACGGCGCGGTGGTGACGTACGACCGGGCGGGGCTGACCCGGCTGCGGACCGGCGTCCAGCTGGTGGTGCAGGACCCGGACGACCAGTTGTTCGCCGCTTCCGTCGAGCAGGACGTGTCCTTCGGCCCGATGAACCTGGGCCTGCCGGCGCCGGAGGTCCGCGAGCGGGTCGACTCCG comes from Streptomyces sp. NBC_01408 and encodes:
- a CDS encoding L-serine ammonia-lyase; the protein is MAISVFDLFSIGIGPSSSHTVGPMRAARMFVMRLKKDGLLAQTSSVRAELYGSLGATGHGHGTPKAVLLGLEGHSPRTVNVETADDEVERIRKSGRLRLLGTEIGDGHEIAFDEPNQLILHRRRSLPYHANGMTLFAYDASGAPLLEKTYYSVGGGFVVDEDAVGEDRIKLDDTVLKYPFRSGDEMLRLAKETGLSISSLMLENEKAWRTEEEIREGLLEIWRVMQSCVSRGMSREGILPGGLRVKRRAASTARQLRTEGDPMMHRSEWATIYAMAVNEENAAGGRVVTAPTNGAAGVLPAVLHYYMNFVPGADEDGVVRFLLAAGAIGMLFKENASISGAEVGCQGEVGSACSMAAGALAEVIGGTPEQVENAAEIGMEHNLGLTCDPVGGLVQIPCIERNGMAAVKAVTAAKMAMRGDGSHKVSLDKVIKTMKETGADMKVKYKETARGGLAVNVIEC
- a CDS encoding flavodoxin family protein, yielding MAADYDYSDLTAVYVNCTLKRSPETSNTEGLIDKSRAVMEAAGARTSLIRAVDHDIATGVWPDMTEHGWESDQWPVLYSQIMDADILVLCGPIWLGDNSSVMKQVVERLYACSSILNEQGQYAYYGRVGGALITGNEDGVKHCAMNLLYSLQHLGYAIPPQADAGWIGEAGPGPSYLDPGSGGPENDFTNRNTAFMSWNLMHLAALLKRSGGIPAHGNQRSLWDAGCRFDFPNPEHR
- a CDS encoding energy-coupling factor ABC transporter permease, translating into MHIAEGFLPPLHAVAWGAASAPFVVHGVRALTREVKANPESTLLLGASGAFTFVLSALKIPSVTGSCSHPTGTGLGAILFRPPIMAVLGTITLLFQALLLAHGGLTTLGANVFSMAIAGPWAGYGVYRLLRKFDLPLMVTVFFGAFFADLVTYCVTSVQLALAFPDASSGFVGSLEKFAGIFAVTQIPLAVSEGLLTVLVVRLLMQSSKSDMVRLGVAKLTGAKAKQEAAV
- a CDS encoding energy-coupling factor ABC transporter substrate-binding protein, which encodes MTRNAKINTLLLLLVAALAVLPLALGLGDGKEEPFTGADAQAEAAITELKPDYEPWFTPLYEPPSGEIESALFALQAALGAGVLAYYFGVRKGRRQAAAAGIAGAAGTDRATAAPADADADTRTAAASAAGKEAAPGPAAAAPGDAAPPAPGPAAGAER
- the cbiQ gene encoding cobalt ECF transporter T component CbiQ encodes the protein MLPIDVAAHSSRWRHRHPLEKALLGIGLTVAAVCLPPWPGGPLVAAATLAVLLGPAGVAGRQLWRAFRIPLGFCFTGALPLLVSVGGPAGFVALAPDGPRHAAELLLRTSAASLGVLLFAFTTPVSDVLPRLVRAGVPAPVVDVALVMYRIGFLLLDSMAQVRRAQAARLGQRGRAALWRSLAGLAATSFVRAFDRAARLQDGLAGRGYDGALRVLVPEATLSWRFLAGSAALLTGLVALTLVLKELYL